A region of the Cricetulus griseus strain 17A/GY chromosome 7, alternate assembly CriGri-PICRH-1.0, whole genome shotgun sequence genome:
TGCTGGATGCCCCCAATAGCCTGAAAAGTTGGCTGTACTTCTATTGCGTTTCATAGACGAGGAAACGGGGGTATGGGGATCTGCAGCCCTGGCTTCTTTGATCATTTGAATATCTAACCCAGAGTCTGACTCTGGTGGGCATGTGTTCCTGGAAATGGGATGGAGGAGTCCTGGAAAACAGCTGAGGTGTGCAGGGGAGGGGGTTGAGATGGTCAGAGTGACACATGAACCCTTGTCAgttgagagagaagaaaaagtacAATATGGTAAGTGCATTATTATCATTTATGATGACATTTAAATACATTACTAACTATACATGAAAAAGCCACATGTGGtcagaggcaaaaacaaaaaaaacaaacttgggAGACATTCCAGTCTTGAGGAAGGAGAGTGGGGACACGGAGGAGAGAGCGGTCTTCCCTCTTAAATATCAATCTGAAATAACTCTGGAGAAGCACTGTGGTTTTCTGACCTAGGGAGAGAAGGTGATTTACTCACCATATGAATGAAAAACTGAGGGTGATGGTACTGATGGTGGCGAAGgaggcagtggtggtgatgaCAAAGATAGTGACTGTGGTgattgtttgtgctttaacacaCAAGTCTTGCCAtcgtgcagagctagccactagttaacaatagaggtcaggcagtgggaCCAGAAGACTGCAATGTTGGGACCTTATAATCTCTCTCTCCGCAGCAGGAGGCCCCTGAGGTTGATTCTCAGGGAACCTGAGTGTTGGGTTGTTTCAGCCTTCAATAGCTTGGGCATTTCTAGTCACGAACAGGGTCAGTGTTCAGCCCACCTGCCAGCCTCAGAGCTTCCATTGCTTGGGATTACTGAGATGTCTGAGGCTGTTTGCCAACCAATTGCCCCTCTCCCCAGCTGCAGACTGGTACTGGTTTTAATTGATTTCATTGTGGTCATCATCTCCCCAGCTGTGTCTCAGATCTGAGGGGCATTAGGCCCAGAGGCAGGAAGCTGCAGTGCCCGAGACTGGAAGCAGGGGGGAAAGGTGCACCTCCTAGAGACACGGAGTGGTTGCAGGCTCTGGAGTGCTCTAGTAGTGAACGTGAGTGAATCCCAGCTGTAGGCTGTGGCAAACCCACAGCACCCTGGGGAGTGTCCCAGCCACTGACGTTGGTGGGCTTCAAAAGCTATCTCTGCACTGTAGAGTTTGGGTTCCCTGGGGCCTGCCCAAAATGTCAGGGGTGCGTTGAAACCTAGGCTGCCCCACACTCAGCCTTCCCTCGCCTTTCCCAATGTTTTCCATAACAAATCGCTGCTCTTGTGGACCAGAATGGTAGCGAGGACGACCCCTGGTGTTTGAGCACCTAGTGGTTCACTCATGAAGTACTGGTCTTCATCAGTAAGTCAAAGAGCACCTGCATGTTTGTGCGCCTGAGAAGAGattcctgccccccccaaaaaaaactggCTCCTACCACAGAGCCTCATTTTGGCAGAGTGTAGTAACGCAATTAGAAACGAGTTCTTTCAGAGAAATTATCGTTATCAAACATAATGAAGCCATTATGTGCAGAGCAAAAGCTTTAAAAGTCACATTTAGGGAAACTACGGGCGTTGTGACCTGAGTGTGCCGTTCTGTGGTCCATGAAGTGACTCACAAATAGGTAGGGTGCTTCTTCGAACCCATAATAGATGTGGGGACTGTGGGAAGCATTTGCCTTTGGACAGTCCAGGTCTACGTGAGCATTTGAGCCCCTGTGGGCACTCGGGCTCCCCCTTTACCAGGCCAAGGCTGAGGTTTCCTGTGTGGTTTGGGGGCTCTGCGGAATCAAGGGATGAGGGGCTGGGCTGGGATTCAGCTTGgtggtggagtacttgcctagctGTACCAGAAAGTACAGAGCCTGAGGCGGGAACCAGGATGTAAAGGGACACGGAAGTCGGACTATGTGTATGGAGTGGCACACTAGAGGAATACACCTCGAGCGAGGCGAGACCTGAGCAGAGGAGTGTGAGCAGAGGTGATGAGGCTGGGGGGACCACCCTGAGGCCTCATTCAAACCTCTTCAGTCAAGCCCCGCACAGAGCAATCTCCCTGcattgttttctgtgatggtctggCTCCCGGTCCCAGAGGCAGGGGGGATTCATTTTTGTCCAGCATATGACCAGCACGGACCAGTCGGGGTTAGCCACTTCACAGGAGGTCTCTAACAGGCCTCTGCCACAGACAAGTGCAGAGTGGAGAGCGTCGCCCTATATCCCAAGCTTGCCTATGTGGTCTCTCCCAGAAGGTAATCGTGTAAAACTTCAGGGTGGCTACCTGAACCTAGGCTCCTGTTTAAACTTCGAGAATGTTAGTCGTGGCCCCAAGGTCGCCGCCGTTCACATTTACCGTAAGTCATAAATCTTTGAACCTCCATCTGCCCCCGGGGGTTATGTGAGGTGTGGAGGGTTTGAGCCCTCAACATGCACAGAGGTCCTGCGGTGCAGCCGAAAGGCAAAGTCAGGAAGCAGTACCGCAGCGGCGGCAAACACCTCTGTGGCCCCGACCTGGGTCCGCGTCCGGCGCCGGTCTCCGCCGAGGAGCCCGCACGAGGGCCACGGCGGGTTATTAATACCCGGAGCGCACATTCCCAGCTGGCAGCAGGGCAGGTGGCTGCAGCGGCTCGGGAGCGGGCGTGGCGGGGCGGAGAACTCGAGGAGGCGGGCGCCCCGCACACCGTGTGCCCGAGCCGAAGCGGGCTCAGGGCCGCGCGCCCCGCCGCCCCGCCCGCCTGGGAGAGCGCTCGGGCTTTCTGCGACATCAGCCAAGCTGCGGGCGCGCTCGGCGACGGCCACTGGGTCTCCAGTATCTGAGAGACAGGACGCGGGCGCCTCTCGTAAGCCCGGGGCTGGGAGGCAACCGATGCTTCGTGACCGAGGTGAGCGCACGGTCGTGGGCCGCACAACCCGGGCGGGGCGCATGGACCGACCAGGGCGGGCGGGGTGTCCGCCAACCGTGAACCCAGCTTGCGCCTCTCATCCCAGAGGGCGAGGGCCCGCGAGGGTCCCGGGAGCGCCAGAGCTCCTGTGCGCCGAGCGCGGTTTGGGGTCACTGAAAACTTTCACCCTCCCTGGACTGGTGAGGTGAGCAGATGAAACTAGGAGCTGCGCGCGTGGGGACCACGACTCCCCACCCTAGACCTTCTGCTTTGTCTGAGGGGAAAGAGACCTTCTAGAGGCATCTCTAGGCCTGCATGTGCAactcctgccttctctctctatttcctctcAGAAAGTTCACCCTTTAGGCCTTTGCTTTTCCTGTAAGGCTAACCTAATCCACCAAGAGTCTCAAGAATACGAAGCTTAGAGGGGCTTTTTGTTTGACttggtttggtcttttgagacagggtttctctgtgtagccctggctatcctgtaactcgAACTTTCAATGTACAccaagcaggcctcaaactcagggagttgcctgcctctgcctccagagtgttgggattaaaggtatgcactgtCATCCCCTGACTGAAACTTagagctgtttgtttgtttacattttcacCTGTGTGAGCACCACTGTGGCCAAGGAATGTGCATATCTAGATCCTAGGGATTTACAGtgttccacagtgacacacacacacacacacacacacacacacacacacacacacacacacacactgctttgaCTGCCTGTTACCATGACCTTGTCAGTTAATGAACTCATCTTAGAGCCACATTTGAACTCCTGCCTGCTACTGTCCCTCAGAACTATGTCTCACCCAGACTGAAGCAGTAGGTCTTTTCGTTTCTGTAGCTACTGCTATTCGTGGTCTTTTGGGTTGTTTCAAACTCATTAGACATAAAGCTGCTGTTCTTTGGACTGTAAGTGGGATCCCTGTGACACGGTACACACCTGTTGTGCTTCATCGAAGTGCCAAACTTTTCCAAGGCTGCTGTAGCATTTCACACTATCAACTGTGGCTATTGAGAACCCTAGTTTTAACTCCATTGATCTCTCTGGTTATAAGCATGTAAGGAGtcttttttctgtcctgccagccagctcccaaataatgacacagagacttattaattatgaaagcttggccttagcttaggtttgttcctaactagttctctttttttttggtttttcgagacagggtttctctgtggctttggaggctgtcctggaactagctcttgtagaccaggctggtctcgaactcacagagatccacctgcctctgcctcccgagtgctggggttaaaggcgtgcaccaccaccgcccagctcctaactagttcttataacttaaattaacccatttatgttaATCTACGTTCTAGCACATGGCATTACCCGTCTTTCATCTTGtatctcctgtctccttccctgtctcctggCCACCTTTGTGCACCGAgattcctcttcctctgtctccctggaAATCTCACTAGACCTCCAGCCTCACTATGGACATTCAGCTTTGTATTACACCAGTCACAGCGATGTGCCTTCACACAGTGTGCAAGCATCCCACACCACACAggcaccgagagagagagagagagagagagagagagagagagagagagagtgtgtgtgtgtgtgtgtgtgtgtgtgtgtgtgtgtgtgtgctttttagagtttctttggttttgatttgcatttctctgatggtaaCAAACTGTGTAGAACATCTTTTCACTAGTTTGTGGCCTTTGGGGTATTTTCTTTCAGACATTCCTGCTCagttttcctccccctccccccacgaATAGCTAGTTACTCTTTTCTTTATGGTTTACAGTTCTTGCATTATTGTGTTCACTACTCCATTGATCGGATGTATATTTTCTCATCTCACTTTTGTTTAATGAAGTTCTTAATTTTGATGAAGTTTGGggctttgtgtgtttttttaaagactggattttatttatgtatatgaatgtttttgtttgcatatatgtatatgtgcctggtgcctgagtagttcagaagagggaatcagattccctggagctggagttacagatggttattagTGGCTGTAgtagtttaaataaaaacagccctataggctcatagggaCTGGCAGTATtgggaggtatagccttgttggaggaagcacaTCCTTGGGGCTGGACTTTGACATCtcagaagctcaaaccaggcctcgtgtttttattctgttcctgctgcctgctgatccagatgtaggactctcagttattgcccccagagccatctctgcctgcatgccactctGCTTCTTGCCATAATGATAAAGGATTAAATCTCTGAATTGTAATCATACCCcaatcaaatattttcctttataagaattggtATGGCTatgagcctggcggtggtggcgtacgcctttaaccccagcactcgggaggcagaggcaggtggatctctgtgagttcgagaccagcctggtctacaagagctagttccaggacagcctccaaagccacagagaaaccctgcctcggggaaaaaaaaaaaaagaattgttatgGCTATGATgtctcgtcacagcaatagaaccctaactaagacagctgccatgtgggtgctgggaatccaactcagttcctcttcaagaacagcaaatgatctctccagccccaattaagtttgtttttaaagtaatctTTTCCTGGGTTATAGAGATCATTccatgttcttgcagaggacttgagtgtGGTTtgcagcagccacatggtggttcacaactatctgttactCCAGTATCAAGGTATCTGATATTCTTTTCTGGCCCCTGGGAATGACAGGTTTGTATCCGGTGCACATACATTTGTaaagtcaaaacactcatacatataaaacaaataaatctgaaAGAGGTCTGGGGGGTgtactcttctttaaaaaataaaattcaggcaCGGTGgcacacttaggaggcagaagcaggtggatctctgtgagttcaaggccattctgatctacatagagagttccaggccagccatggctataaAATgagcctttgtttttgtttttttaaatcattttctgggcagtggtgagatggctcagtggttagagtgcttgcctccaAGATGGGTGTCTTGAGTTAGAGCCTGGAGATCTGCAGGGAAAAGTAAAGAATCAATCCCAGAGGTGTCCTAACCTCTGTATGAACACTGTGGcattcacatatgtacacacccactcacacatgcacaccatgcaAGAAtgtaatttaaagttttttttttctttcagaaaaaaaaaatacattcctgTTGTGGCCCATAATGTTTTCTTCCCAAGGTTTTTGATTGACTGCCCTCCCTCCACCACTGTGTATGCCATGTGAGGCAGGGACCCAGGCCCCTTTTCTtcatattataaatgaaaatccaaagGCCTTTACCTACTTTTCTATTGGAACTTTTAAGCTCAGTGGCTGTTATTTTTGTGACTGGAAGAAATCATCTTTTTTAAAGCATACAGTGACGTAAAATGAGAAACAGGACTCTTAGGTTAAGAGCTAGAACTTGGGACTCTTGTCTCTATCCACTGCTGGCGTCTTGCCTTGCTGTAACTAgcttttcagaaaagcaaaggtcTTATGTTTGCATTGGGGTGGGACTGGGGCCCTGCTGGTGAGTATCCTGGGGACAGTGGGTCCTGATGGCTCTAGGGTCTCCCTGTATAGCTGGGGAGATGACACAAAAGGAGTTCTTTTGAGGGTTTCAATGGGGCAGAACTTGGGGAGCCCATGTCTCTTACAGAGGGACAGTGACTGTGTCCATTGCAGAGGCTGCTAGGCATGGAAGTAGGTGGCTGCCTTGTACCTCTTACACTAATCTTCTCTCACAGGACACATTTCCTACAGGCCCTCCTCACTGAGCAGTGGGACCCCCACCAGAAGCCCAGTGTGAGGACAGAGATGGCGCTGAGCCTGGAATCTACAACCAGCTTTCCCCTACTGGCCATGTCAGGAAACACTGTGTCTGAGTTGCCTGGTGGCCCCAATGTGTCCCTCAACAGTTCCTGGATTGGCCCAACAGATCACAGCTCCCTGCAAGACTTGGTGGCTACGGGTGCCATTGGGGCAGTGCTTTCAGCCATGGGTGTGGTGGGCATGGTGGGAAATGTGTACACGTTGGTGGTCATGTGCCGATTCCTGCGTGCCTCggcctccatgtatgtctatgtggTCAACCTGGCCCTGGCTGACCTGCTGTACCTTCTGAGCATTCCCTTCATCGTAGCCACCTATGTCACTAAGGACTGGCACTTTGGAGATGTGGGCTGCCGTGTTCTCTTTAGCCTGGACTTCCTGACCATGCATGCCAGCATCTTCACCCTGACCATAATGAGCAGCGAGCGCTATGCAGCTGTACTGAGGCCTCTGGATGCGGTACAGCGCTCCAAGGGTTATCGTAAGCTGCTGGCGCTGGGCACCTGGTTGTTAGCACTGCTGCTGACCTTACCCATGATGCTTGCCATCCGACTGGTGCATAAGGGCCCCAAgagcctctgcctgccagcctgggGCCCTCATGCGCACCGTATTTACCTGACACTGCTCTTTGGGACCAGCATTGTGGGGCCTGGCCTGGTCATTGGGCTGCTCTATGTCCGCCTGGCCAGGGCCTATTGGCTATCTCAGCAAGCCTCTTTCAAGCAGACGCGGCGGCTGCCCAACCCCAGGGTGCTGTACCTCATCTTTGGCATTGTCCTTCTCTTCTGGGCCTGCTTTCTACCCTTCTGGCTGTGGCAGCTGCTGGCCCAGTACCACAAGACCACGCCACTGGCACCACAGACTGCACGCATTGTCAACTACCTGACCACTTGCCTCACTTATGGCAACAGTTGCATCAACCCCTTCCTTTATACACTGCTCACCAAGAACTATCGCGAGTACCTTCGTGGGCGCCAGCGGTCGCTGGGTAGTAGCTGCCGTGGCCCAGGGAGTGCTGGCAGCTTCCTGCTCAGCCGAGTCCACCTCCTCCAACAGAACTCTGGCCGCTCGCTGTCCTCCAGCAGCCAGCAGACCACAGAGACCTTCATGCTGTCCCCAGTTCCCCCTAGTAGAGCCTTTGTGTGAgcctggggagggtggggggaggagaggaaaggaccCAAAGCTAGGCCACTCGGGAGCCCATACCCAGAATCCCCTGTTCAAACCTAACTATCGTGTCTGTCTCCACAACTCTCTTCCGGAAAGTTCCCCGTCCTTTCTTCACTGTTGCTCACTTCGACCCTACCAGCACCTTTCCCTACAGTGCCAACACACTTCTTCAAACCTATCTCTCAGACTCTTCAGAAGCTGTGGACCAGACCCTGGTGAGTTGAGGCATCTAAGGTCCACTTACCCAGAGCAGCTAGTGCCGGGCTGTGAACCTGATCTGTAGCTGTAAGCTCTTCCAGCCTTGAGGGCCCTGCCCCACTGGTTGATAAAGGGCCTGTAGCCAATCTCTACCCTTCTCCCATCCCTTCCCTACCCTTACCCCGTGGTAGCTTCTTGTTTCTGTATGAACATGGAACAATAAACTGTACTCTGCAGTCTGCCCTGCCTCAGTGCTTGGGATGAAGTCGGGATGGGGGTGGTCCTGGACTTAGGGGATCCCTAGCATGAGGTGCCCGAGTGTTTGGTGAGGGTGTGTCTGCTTTCCAAGCCTTTGCCTTTGTTTAGGGTGGGGAGGAGGGCGGATGACTGAGGGGGTAAGAGATTCTGGGGTGGGATGTGCCATCTAGGAAGAGAAGCTGCCCAGCTAGCAGTGAAGCTCGGGTTCAGAAAGGAGGCCCTGCAGGCTGCAGTTCCTGGATGAGGCCATCAAAACCCACATGTGCTTCATACTCACAGCAATGAGGCCTTGGCTTCACTGCTCCTGGACAAACTGTTTCCCTGTCCCAAGTGCCACCCTTGGGACATCTTTTCCTTGGCTCACCCTTCCTCCCACAATGGTCAGACAAGGCCTGCTCACACCCTTTACGGTGATGGTCAGAGGCTGGGACAGCACTTTGGTCTGCTGGTACTCTTGCTGAAGGTCAGATACACTCACGTGGCAGGATATGGAGTGCAGGTCTCTGGGGTGATACAATGTTCCAGAAGCAGATTCTGGTGGCTGGCTACAGTGCTTTGCCATGGCTAAGATAGTAGATTTATTTtgctactaaaaaaaaaaagagggatacacatgggcacatacatgaacacacacacacacacacacaccatacacaccacacacacacaccatacacaccacacactacacaccacacacacaccatacacaccacacacaccccatacacaccacacacacaccccatacacaccacacacacacatacacacaccacacaccatacacaccacacatacacatacacacacacaccatagacaccacacatacacacacaccatacacaccacacacacacaccccatacacaccacacacacacacacacaccatacacaccactcacacacaaatacacacacacacaccatacaccatacacaccacacatacacaaacacacacacacaccatagacaccacacatacacacacaccatacacaccacacacacatacacacacacaccacacaccatacacaccacacacacacacacacacaccacatacaccatatacactcacacacatgcacacgcacacccGAAGGGGTtggacctgtaatcccaggagttGAGGAGccttgaggtcagcctgtgctacatataTAAGACAaatctctaaattaaaaaaaaaaaattgggggggatagtgtctcactatgcagccctggctggcctcaaactcactatgtagaccaggctggccttgaactcccagagccccaccttcctctgcctcccaagtgctgggattaaaggcgtgcgccaccaccgccagcaagaacattttttaaaggactggaaatatagctcagtgTTAGAACACTGCTTAGCATGTGAGAGGCCCTAGGTTCACCACCAGCtctgcaaaacaaaaccagtaattGGCTAATGAATTAAGTCACTGGAGGAGCATGTGGGTGGCAGGACAGAGAGTACCCTAACCCGGGCTGGAGACTCCTGCTGCCCCTCTCCTTTGCCCCAAACGCTGCTGTCTCTCTGATGCTGGGCTCCAACTTTAGAAAAAGCCCCTTCTTTCTTGACAAAGTCCAATTCCTGGCCTTGTCTCTAAGAGCTCAGAGCTGGGTCCAAGTTCCTACCATCCATACTTGACACTCATTCCTGTTGTGGCCTCAGTCCTGGGCAAGGGTGGCCCTCTCTTGCTTCTCTGGGAGGCTTCTTCATTCTCTCATGCTCAGATGACACAGAGAAGGGAGTTTTTGTGACAGAATATGCCCACTTAGGGCACTGTGACCCTGAGTCAGCACACAACTGAAGGGCTGGGTACCATCTCCGGAGAGGACCACGCCCCCTCCTCCCCTCGGAGACTGTTTTAGAGTACAGGATGGGGTGGCTGTGCTCTAGCTTGAGCAATGCCAGAGCCAACATCAGGGAGGTAACCTGGTGAGGTCTGAGAACATGTGTCCTCACCCAGAGGGACCTCATAGATCCCAGATGTCCCTACCAGCTGGAGAAGAACAAAGTCCTAAAGCGGGAGCTTCCAGAAGACCACTTGTAACAAGAACCACGGTCCTGGAAAAACTTGGATGAATAACCAGCATCTCTGTGACAGTCACTATCCTAGAGTCTTGGCACCTGCTAGATCTGGCCTCAGGGCCTCTTTGGACCAGCACTGAAAAAGTTGGTTACAGTTCAGTGATAgtgcacacacaccaaacacaccacATATATCAAATGCACCACGCACACACCACAAACACGTATCCTACCATACATTCCACATCACACAACAAATGCATTAAAAGTTACCTCACACATTCACCTCAAATACATACACCATGTCAAACAACACAATGTTTATatgcacataccacatacaccatCTATgatgcacacaaaacacacaacgCATACAGACACGCACTCTGCCATCCTCTAGAGATGCTGCCTGTAACAAGCTGATAATGGAGGTGACATGTCACCCTCCAACATGAGTGACCCCAAGTCTAGCGTCCAAGTCTCTGTCTCTTTGGGAATCAGGAGAGGTGAGGCTATTGGGGTAGGGCAGAGCCACCTTCACAGAGTCCCCTGGCTCTGTCCTCCTTTGGCCCACAGCTGCAGTGGCCGGCCTATCTATGGTCTACCTGCCCTCACGTCTAGCTGGGAGCAGGAACGGACCTCCACTGAGACCTTCCTGTCATCTCCAGCACAAACTGAAAACTCTGCTGGAGAATTCCTACTGGGGCATGCAGGACCCTGCCAGCTTACCCATCACTGACCTGGGCCCTGCTCACCCACAATGCCCTCCTGGATTGCCAGCTAACATGGTAATTTTTCCTCTTCAGGGAACTTTTAGCCTCCTGTCCTGttttaaataaggaaaacacaTGTGTTAAGAAGAAAGTGCTGGCAGGGAGTCTGGACCTGGGGTGACCAGCGGTCCTGCTGATTGGTACCCAGATGCTCCCTAGGACATTATCCTTTCCAGAGTAGCCTGCAAGCtgtcaaaacagaaaagacaggaaaGGTGGCCATCTGAGGGCCCAAGCCTGGGAAAGGACAAGGCCCTCAGGTCTGGAGCTTGAGTAAATTGAGGGAAAGTTATGATGGAGAGATCCCTGTGCTGCTCTGGCCAgccaggagagaagggaagacgcaatgagaggaggcagaggaaggggtgagaggtgggagggaggcagaggtggagtgCCCGTGCTTGCCGGCTTGATTTGGCTGTTTATGAGCTGACTGGTCTCCATCTGAGTCCAGGCATAGCCTCCTGGGCAGTGGTAGCCAGTAGCTGAggaggggaactgtgattgatgaGCCCACAGAGGCCGAGGGACACAGGGCGATAGATCAAGTTCTTTGGGTTTTAAATGTCATCTACCCAACACTCAAACTctagcaaagaagaaaatgaactggAATGTCCATGCAAGACAACCTGTGTTTTTACCAAGAGTGTTAGAGGAAGCTGGAGCTGGCCTTTGACTGCTGCCCCAGGCCTCTCCCCAGGATGAGTTGGCTTTTGGGGACACCTATGTTCCAGGCTCATGTGCCCTTGGGATGTCAGGTCCACCCACCCTGCCTGGGGCTCTTGCTCTGTTCTGCATTAGACCTGGGTGGGAGTTGCTAGACAGTGTTGCCTGGGCAGGAGATCATGGCTATCTGCTTCTGATCTAGACAGTGTGGACAATGCCCAGGGGAGCAGAGACTCCAAGGCCTTTGTGCCACTTTCCTGCAAGGTGCTAAACACCCTAACCTTCTGGTGAGGTAGCCTGGCTCGGAAATGGCTCTGATCTGAACCAGGCTGACCCTGGAGACAAGAGATTTGTCGTAGGTCTATGGGATGTTCCACCAGGCAGGTGACTGTGGCCCTCAGGCAAAGCAAAACTCAGGTGGCATTATAAACAattgtgtgtggtggtttgaaagaaaatggccccaaaggctcattgagagtggcattattaggaggtgtggctttgctggagtaggtgtggccttgttggaggaagtgtgtcactgtgggtgggggcAGGCTTTAAGGGTCtcctcctatgctcaagctacacccagtgtgggacacagtctc
Encoded here:
- the Uts2r gene encoding urotensin-2 receptor — translated: MALSLESTTSFPLLAMSGNTVSELPGGPNVSLNSSWIGPTDHSSLQDLVATGAIGAVLSAMGVVGMVGNVYTLVVMCRFLRASASMYVYVVNLALADLLYLLSIPFIVATYVTKDWHFGDVGCRVLFSLDFLTMHASIFTLTIMSSERYAAVLRPLDAVQRSKGYRKLLALGTWLLALLLTLPMMLAIRLVHKGPKSLCLPAWGPHAHRIYLTLLFGTSIVGPGLVIGLLYVRLARAYWLSQQASFKQTRRLPNPRVLYLIFGIVLLFWACFLPFWLWQLLAQYHKTTPLAPQTARIVNYLTTCLTYGNSCINPFLYTLLTKNYREYLRGRQRSLGSSCRGPGSAGSFLLSRVHLLQQNSGRSLSSSSQQTTETFMLSPVPPSRAFV